In Hemiscyllium ocellatum isolate sHemOce1 chromosome 20, sHemOce1.pat.X.cur, whole genome shotgun sequence, one genomic interval encodes:
- the LOC132825244 gene encoding mesothelin-like protein, translated as MMRGTAAPTYNFSIGFTTFLVLGFLLTIWNAEPALGDKESKTLRHLFKKRMKRDTNCDREFITKEMTSNTMLPVLYTAAQLDTCLNNSVLMSNLTELGHIAFNSKQLLILKKKLGEIYTNGLPEEQIRQLGFIITMYGPDEISMWNITNADTLAFVLRNSPNLDTTKIVVRNYVQGSGPLTAVALDAIGGPLLCTLHEKNLMTIQPTELKKARPLSISTCTQAKKDILFGIAKVAFQDLAGDLKAYFNQLKPYIGGAQASDLQRLAPGNINMDFQTFSSLNPVEVEELIAQNIRDLLGINLNSLKENENHEIVRRWVNTHTVAEVMSLGIGLRGGISPAGLGNLSILPLPGSATVNSYSLLLSICVAVLEITLQCLP; from the exons GTTTCCTTCTGACCATTTGGAATGCTGAGCCG GCTCTTGGTGACAAAGAGTCAAAAACCCTCAGGCACCTATTTAAAAAACGAATGAAACGTGACACTA ATTGTGACAGAGAATTCATTACAAAAGAAATGACCAGCAATACTATGTTGCCTGTGCTTTATACTGCTGCACAGTTAGATACATGTTTGAACAATAGTGTGTTGATGTCAAACCTCACTGAACTGGGACATATAGCTTTTAACAGCAAACAGCTGCTTATTCTAAAAAAGAAATTGGGAGAG ATATACACAAACGGACTGCCAGAGGAGCAGATACGACAGCTGGGATTCATTATTACCATGTATGGCCCTGACGAGATCAGCATGTGGAACATAACGAATGCGGACACCCTTGCATTTGTACTAAGGAATAGCCCAAATCTGGACACG ACCAAAATAGTTGTTCGAAATTATGTGCAGGGATCTGGGCCACTGACTGCTGTTGCATTGGATGCGATTGGTGGTCCATTATTGtgcactctgcatgaaaagaacctcatgaccattcaacccactgAACTGAA GAAAGCCAGGCCACTGAGTATTTCCACGTGTACCCAGGCGAAGAAAGACATACTCTTTGGGATCGCTAAAGTTGCATTCCAGGATCTTGCTGGTGATCTCAAAGCCTATTTTAACCAACTCAAGCCATATATTG GTGGTGCACAAGCTTCTGATTTACAAAGATTAGCTCCTGGCAACATCAACATGGACTTCCAGACATTCAGCAGCCTCAATCCAGTGGAAGTGGAA GAACTCATTGCCCAGAACATTCGAGATCTGCTCGGAATTAACCTGAATTCCCTTAAAGAGAATGAAAACCATGAAATAGTACGGCGTTGGGTTAACACACACACAGTGGCTGAGGTGATGAGTCTGGGAATTGGCCTTAGAGGTGGAATATCCCCGGCTGGACTTGGGAATCTTTCCATTCTGCCAT TGCCTGGTTCTGCTACAGTCAACAGCTACAGTCTCCTGCTCTCCATCTGCGTTGCTGTGTTGGAAATCACTTTGCAATGCCTTCCATAA